In Chthoniobacterales bacterium, the following are encoded in one genomic region:
- a CDS encoding DUF885 domain-containing protein: protein MAIFRTPPGSSMPQLHRAAGAFFRKTWEIFPAEAAGLGLKEYRGHLGRNRPEDHHKHAALLAETLAKIENLPPGEGDDWTDRRAFLAYLRTGLFYGSEHPRWMLDPQTHSGAAANAVFHLLVRHADNLRPVARDILSLVREIPRFLDEGFACLRRPVPLWTGLAARSSVHAAQFIEETAKQIVPLCPSPRAARDAFARAADAFRDYARRLGKIKTGPTAGFAVGKTNFEFLLRERMGTDATAGELLAEGRRLVSSVSDELRREAAKFGRRPAHALLEELRDRWQPAEPTLLGEYRRVTTDIKKRLGTAGIVSLPRGEKLKVVPVPDFLREQFPTAAYSAPGAFDADQTGIFWVNDLSQRAATADARRSEIAQHFGLELTCAHEAYPGHHLQFIVQNRHPSHLRRMFSHAIFYEGWTLWCEKLCVEKKIYRAPHARLIQLHDALWRAHRILVDIGLHTGGMTHAAATRHLVENVGFTKARAAADVNWYTAAPTVPMSYLLGRREVEKLFAAHRGSLREFNDRLLSRGAVPFSWFR from the coding sequence ATGGCCATCTTCCGCACACCCCCCGGCAGCAGCATGCCGCAGCTGCACCGGGCAGCCGGCGCATTTTTCCGCAAAACGTGGGAGATCTTTCCCGCCGAGGCCGCCGGACTCGGACTGAAAGAATACCGCGGACACCTCGGACGCAACCGTCCCGAAGATCACCACAAACACGCCGCACTCCTCGCCGAGACCCTGGCGAAAATCGAAAACCTTCCTCCCGGGGAGGGAGATGACTGGACCGACCGCCGCGCTTTTCTCGCGTATCTGCGGACGGGACTGTTTTACGGCTCCGAGCATCCGCGCTGGATGCTCGACCCGCAGACGCACAGTGGCGCCGCGGCCAACGCGGTCTTCCACCTGCTTGTGCGCCATGCGGACAACCTCCGTCCCGTGGCTCGAGACATTCTCTCGCTCGTCCGCGAAATCCCGCGCTTTCTGGACGAAGGCTTTGCGTGCCTGCGGCGCCCAGTGCCGCTATGGACCGGGCTCGCCGCACGATCGAGCGTCCATGCGGCGCAGTTCATCGAAGAAACCGCGAAGCAAATCGTGCCGCTGTGTCCCTCTCCCCGCGCGGCACGCGATGCCTTCGCGCGGGCGGCTGACGCTTTCCGCGACTACGCGCGCAGACTCGGGAAAATAAAGACCGGCCCGACGGCGGGATTCGCCGTCGGCAAAACAAACTTCGAATTTCTGCTCCGCGAGCGCATGGGAACAGACGCCACCGCGGGAGAACTTCTCGCCGAAGGACGGCGGCTGGTGTCGTCGGTGTCGGACGAATTGCGGCGGGAGGCCGCGAAGTTCGGACGCCGTCCTGCACACGCCCTCCTCGAGGAACTGCGCGACCGGTGGCAACCCGCCGAACCGACGCTGCTCGGGGAATACCGGCGGGTCACAACGGATATCAAAAAGCGTCTCGGAACCGCAGGGATCGTGAGTCTGCCGCGCGGCGAAAAATTGAAAGTTGTTCCGGTGCCTGATTTTCTTCGCGAGCAGTTTCCCACCGCCGCCTACAGCGCACCCGGCGCGTTCGATGCCGACCAGACCGGCATCTTTTGGGTCAACGACCTCTCGCAGCGGGCCGCGACTGCCGACGCGCGCAGATCCGAGATCGCGCAGCACTTCGGTCTGGAACTCACCTGTGCGCACGAGGCGTATCCCGGCCACCATCTGCAATTCATCGTGCAGAACCGCCATCCCAGCCACCTGCGGCGCATGTTCTCGCACGCGATTTTCTACGAGGGCTGGACACTCTGGTGCGAAAAGTTGTGCGTGGAGAAAAAAATCTACCGCGCACCCCACGCGCGGCTGATCCAGCTTCACGATGCGCTTTGGCGCGCCCACCGGATTCTTGTCGATATCGGGCTGCACACCGGCGGCATGACGCACGCGGCGGCGACGAGGCACCTCGTGGAAAACGTCGGCTTCACCAAGGCCCGCGCGGCGGCCGACGTCAACTGGTATACGGCCGCACCGACCGTTCCGATGAGCTACCTGCTCGGGCGTCGCGAGGTGGAAAAACTTTTTGCCGCGCACCGCGGCAGCCTGCGCGAATTCAACGACCGCCTCCTGTCCCGCGGCGCCGTGCCGTTCAGCTGGTTTCGCTGA